Proteins encoded in a region of the Trypanosoma brucei gambiense DAL972 chromosome 4, complete sequence genome:
- a CDS encoding amino acid transporter, putative, with protein MSNEGADSIVTDSCSREVPTAMEVRNEPIGCCDAAVDPKSQEQREGTGFLARMSTFVATAIPPGGIAASAFNIASSTVGAGIVGLPSAANSSGLVMAIVYLIIITVMTIFSIYALGVAADKTKTHDFEGVAKVLFGAKGSYLVAATRAFHGFSGCVAYIISVGDILSAILKGTDAPNFLKEKWGNRLLTFIMWLCFMLPLAIPREVNSLRYVSTFAVSFIVYLVIVIVVHSCMNGLPENIKNVSVGRNDVAAIVLFNSGNKAIEGLGVFIFAYVSQITAYEVYVGMTNRSVGKFVMASTIAMAVCFTMYVLTAFFGYLDFGRDVTGSVLLMYDPVKEPAIMVGFVGLLVKLFASYALIGMACRNALYSIIGWDAEKVIFWKHCVAVVTLSVIMLLCGLFIPNINTVLGLAGSISGGLLGFIFPALLLLYAGGFTWQKVGPFHYIATYTLLLSGVLAIVFGTGASIWGAINI; from the coding sequence ATGAGCAACGAAGGCGCGGACTCGATTGTGACTGACTCCTGCTCCCGAGAGGTTCCCACCGCCATGGAAGTCAGGAACGAACCAATCGGATGCTGCGACGCGGCTGTAGACCCCAAGTCACAAGAGCAGCGGGAGGGAACCGGCTTCCTTGCACGGATGAGCACATTTGTGGCCACCGCCATCCCACCCGGAGGCATTGCCGCAAGTGCTTTCAACATCGCATCATCAACCGTTGGAGCTGGTATCGTCGGTCTACCCTCCGCTGCCAACAGTAGCGGACTCGTTATGGCTATTGTATACCTCATTATAATTACTGTTATGACTATATTCTCCATATATGCCCTCGGTGTCGCcgcagacaaaacaaaaacacacgaCTTTGAGGGTGTGGCAAAAGTATTGTTTGGTGCCAAGGGATCCTACCTTGTCGCCGCAACCCGTGCCTTTCATGGCTTCAGCGGTTGTGTGGCGTACATAATATCCGTGGGTGATATCCTCAGCGCAATACTTAAGGGTACAGATGCGCCAAACTTCCTTAAGGAGAAGTGGGGTAATCGCCTTCTGACTTTCATCATGTGGCTATGTTTTATGCTACCACTCGCCATTCCACGAGAGGTGAATTCCTTGAGGTACGTCTCGACCTTTGCTGTTAGCTTCATTGTCTACCTTGTGATCGTTATTGTGGTGCATTCATGTATGAACGGGTTGCCGGAAAACATCAAGAACGTCAGCGTGGGTAGGAATGATGTGGCTGCAATTGTGCTTTTTAACAGTGGGAACAAGGCCATCGAAGGACTTGGGGTGTTCATTTTCGCCTACGTCTCACAAATTACGGCGTATGAGGTCTATGTAGGAATGACAAACAGGTCGGTGGGCAAGTTTGTAATGGCATCCACCATTGCAATGGCTGTCTGCTTCACCATGTACGTTTTGACAGCATTCTTCGGTTACCTTGACTTTGGGCGTGATGTTACAGGCTCCGTGTTATTGATGTATGACCCCGTGAAGGAGCCGGCAATTATGGTGGGATTTGTTGGCCTGCTCGTAAAACTATTCGCATCTTACGCCTTAATCGGAATGGCATGCCGTAACGCGCTGTACAGCATTATTGGTTGGGATGCGGAGAAGGTGATCTTCTGGAAGCACTGTGTTGCTGTCGTAACCCTTTCCGTAATTATGCTGCTTTGTGGCCTATTTATTCCAAACATTAATACAGTACTTGGCCTCGCTGGTTCGATCTCTGGTGGACTTCTTGGATTCATTTTCCCTGCTCTGCTGTTATTGTATGCCGGTGGATTTACATGGCAGAAAGTTGGGCCCTTTCACTATATCGCGACGTATACGTTGTTGCTTAGTGGTGTGCTGGCCATTGTGTTTGGCACGGGGGCTTCCATCTGGGGAGCTATTAACATATAA
- a CDS encoding amino acid transporter 8, putative, translated as MHVSAQARQTLCYHCCWMASAVVPTTNREQVNKADVTSPFGSCEVISGEDEGLKGKNALPANEGEGEQSSMKCFTSMIPPGGLVSTAFSLASICIGAGILGLPAAANSTGLVMTFVYPIIIYFLCVYSLYCLGAQMERHGFRSYEGMARALLGPYGAHLTGVLRVVNAFGACVAYIISVGDIVSTILKGTDAPNFLKEKWGNRLLTFIMWLCFMLPLTIPREVNSLRYVSTFAVVFIFYLMGVIVVHSCMNGLPENIKNVHVTGAPGDEGIHLFGTSNRAVEGPGVFTFAFVCQCYAFEIYFGMAKPSAHRFTAYSAIAMGICLVLCVMTAFFGYLDFGGKVTGSVLLMYDPVKEPAILVGFVGVLTKLFASYALLAMTCRNGLCGIVEWDAEKLSFFKHCTIIGILSIIMLLCGLFIPNINTVFGFVGSVCGGFLGFILPSLFMMYGGNWSLSTVGWLHYIATYAVLFAGVALSVFGTGATIYGVAVGW; from the coding sequence aTGCACGTAAGTGCGCAAGCAAGGCAAACACTCTGTTATCATTGTTGTTGGATGGCGTCCGCAGTGGTCCCCACAACAAACAGGGAACAGGTAAACAAGGCAGATGTCACATCTCCTTTCGGCTCCTGCGAAGTGATAAGTGGAGAAGATGAAGGGCTTAAGGGCAAGAATGCTCTTCCCGCTAAtgagggagaaggggaacAGTCATCCATGAAGTGTTTCACTTCAATGATCCCTCCGGGCGGGCTAGTTTCGACCGCCTTCAGCCTTGCCTCCATATGTATCGGAGCTGGTATCCTCGGGTTGCCCGCGGCCGCCAACAGCACTGGACTGGTCATGACATTTGTGTACCCTATCATCATATATTTCCTATGCGTATACTCATTATATTGTCTTGGTGCACAAATGGAGCGGCATGGATTCAGATCCTACGAGGGTATGGCGCGTGCGCTGCTTGGGCCCTACGGTGCGCACCTCACTGGAGTATTACGTGTGGTTAACGCATTTGGGGCCTGTGTGGCGTACATAATCTCCGTTGGCGATATTGTTAGCACAATACTTAAGGGTACAGATGCGCCAAACTTCCTTAAGGAGAAGTGGGGTAATCGCCTTCTGACTTTCATCATGTGGCTATGTTTTATGCTACCACTCACCATTCCACGAGAGGTGAATTCCTTGAGGTATGTCTCGACCTTTGCTGTTGTCTTTATATTTTACCTTATGGGCGTTATTGTGGTGCATTCATGTATGAACGGGTTGCCGGAAAACATCAAGAACGTACATGTTACTGGAGCGCCAGGTGATGAGGGCATTCACCTCTTCGGCACTAGCAACCGGGCAGTGGAAGGCCCAGGTGTCTTTAcgtttgcatttgtttgtcAATGTTACGCCTTCGAAATATATTTCGGAATGGCAAAGCCAAGTGCGCACAGGTTTACTGCATACTCTGCTATTGCCATGGGTATATGTCTTGTCCTGTGTGTCATGACAGCATTCTTCGGTTACCTTGACTTTGGGGGGAAAGTTACGGGCTCCGTGTTATTGATGTATGACCCCGTGAAGGAGCCGGCAATTTTGGTGGGATTTGTTGGCGTCCTTACGAAACTATTCGCATCTTACGCTCTTCTTGCAATGACATGCCGAAATGGGTTGTGCGGCATCGTTGAGTGGGATGCGGAGaagctttcattttttaagcATTGCACTATTATTGGAATCCTTTCCATAATTATGCTGCTTTGTGGCCTATTTATTCCGAACATTAATACAGTGTTTGGTTTCGTTGGCTCTGTGTGTGGTGGATTTCTTGGATTCATCCTTCCCTCCTTATTCATGATGTATGGTGGTAACTGGTCCCTGAGTACCGTTGGGTGGCTACACTACATTGCAACATACGCAGTTTTATTTGCTGGTGTTGCCTTGTCTGTATTTGGCACTGGAGCCACTATATACGGAGTGGCTGTGGGCTGGTAA
- a CDS encoding amino acid transporter, putative, whose protein sequence is MSNEGADSIVTDSCSREVPTAMEVRNEPIGCCDAAVDPKSQEQREGTGFLARMSTFVATAIPPGGIAASAFNIASSTVGAGIVGLPSAANSSGLVMAIVYLIIITVMTIFSIYALGVAADKTKTHDFEGVAKVLFGAKGSYLVAATRAFHGFSACVAYVISVGDILSAILKGTDAPDFLKEKWGNRLLTFIMWLCFMLPLAIPREVNSLRYVSTFAVSFIVYLVIVIVVHSCMNGLPENIKNVSVGRNDVAAIVLFNSGNKAIEGLGVFIFAYVSQITAYEVYMDMEDRSVRKFIVATSIAMATCSVLYAMTAFFGYLDFGRDVTGSVLLMYDPVKEPAIMVGFIGLLVKLFASYALIGMACRNALYSIIGWDAEKVIFWKHCVAVVTLSVIMLLCGLFIPNINTVLGLAGSISGGLLGFIFPALLLLYAGGFTWQKVGPFHYIATYTLLLSGVLAIVFGTGATIHGVVVGN, encoded by the coding sequence ATGAGCAACGAAGGCGCGGACTCGATTGTGACTGACTCCTGCTCCCGAGAGGTTCCCACCGCCATGGAAGTCAGGAACGAACCAATCGGATGCTGCGACGCGGCTGTAGACCCCAAGTCACAAGAGCAGCGGGAGGGAACCGGCTTCCTTGCACGGATGAGCACATTTGTGGCCACCGCCATCCCACCCGGAGGCATTGCCGCAAGTGCTTTCAACATCGCATCATCAACCGTTGGAGCTGGTATCGTCGGTCTACCCTCCGCTGCCAACAGTAGCGGACTCGTTATGGCTATTGTATACCTCATTATAATTACTGTTATGACTATATTCTCCATATATGCCCTCGGTGTCGCcgcagacaaaacaaaaacacacgaCTTTGAGGGTGTGGCAAAAGTATTGTTTGGTGCCAAGGGATCCTACCTTGTCGCCGCAACCCGTGCCTTTCATGGCTTCAGCGCCTGTGTGGCGTACGTAATATCCGTGGGTGATATCCTCAGCGCAATACTTAAGGGTACAGATGCGCCAGACTTCCTTAAGGAGAAGTGGGGTAATCGCCTTCTGACTTTCATCATGTGGCTATGTTTTATGCTACCACTCGCCATTCCACGAGAGGTGAATTCCTTGAGGTATGTCTCGACCTTTGCTGTTAGCTTCATTGTCTACCTTGTGATCGTTATTGTGGTGCATTCATGTATGAACGGGTTGCCGGAAAACATCAAGAACGTCAGCGTGGGTAGGAATGATGTGGCTGCAATTGTGCTTTTTAACAGTGGGAACAAGGCCATCGAAGGACTTGGGGTGTTCATTTTCGCCTACGTCTCACAAATTACGGCGTATGAGGTTTACATGGACATGGAAGACCGCTCTGTACGCAAGTTTATCGTCGCCACGAGCATCGCGATGGCAACGTGCTCCGTGCTGTATGCCATGACAGCATTCTTCGGTTACCTTGACTTTGGGCGTGATGTTACAGGCTCCGTGTTATTGATGTATGACCCCGTGAAGGAGCCGGCAATTATGGTGGGATTCATCGGTCTGCTCGTAAAACTATTCGCATCTTACGCCTTAATCGGAATGGCATGCCGTAACGCGCTGTACAGCATTATTGGTTGGGATGCGGAGAAGGTGATCTTCTGGAAGCACTGTGTTGCTGTCGTAACCCTTTCCGTAATTATGCTGCTTTGTGGCCTATTTATTCCAAATATTAATACAGTACTTGGCCTCGCTGGTTCGATCTCTGGTGGACTTCTTGGATTCATTTTCCCTGCTCTGCTGTTATTGTATGCAGGTGGATTTACATGGCAGAAAGTTGGGCCCTTTCACTATATCGCGACGTATACGTTGTTGCTTAGTGGTGTGCTGGCCATTGTGTTTGGCACGGGGGCCACTATACATGGCGTAGTGGTGGGAAATTGA
- a CDS encoding T. brucei spp.-specific protein, whose translation MAQVTQRQRGQWRARRGCDFVLEGVPMYDSPDLSSESSDGEEPQGVITRGFQSVNPTEHGYPARHVATYATMQPTTAVWHPNAGWQKALLQQRLYERQLQQQELLRAEQPRHQQQVARNRYGAREPRRLPGLNPEGRESPVMPEQCQLVDDVDYVKYFSEEAKTGLFTMSSAFNVRSLGAVASHSQGARNLRSGQQQVQCLDNSSNGDKSTADYYILGESGGGSYVETQQTVNGGESRQLETRGIQATSGCSPRNEGVHYLSNEFNSTGALNLYAIDLDNSGIYTPATCGSVDRAAASLERRCNSDMSQSNRTSVNTSSTGGWTTASTATISQYRNVVAGESGHTHFCNTDYNFAPSGMWRSNSSTFRGVCLHIEPTSPSAPPHTNANWRDDNEGCKMSVSPFLAESRNSLLGGQNFQHLLYKQEDPQVDERYDNAISDHPMPREYCYMESYLTDPKAPIQAKPDKVRPPVLSDEITGRGETRASGKLSTRLSPVRGFCYGV comes from the coding sequence atggCGCAAGTCACCCAAAGACAGCGAGGCCAGTGGCGGGCGCGTCGGGGTTGTGATTTTGTTCTCGAAGGTGTCCCCATGTATGATTCACCCGATTTGAGTAGTGAAAGTAGTGACGGTGAGGAACCTCAGGGGGTCATCACACGGGGCTTTCAAAGCGTTAATCCAACTGAGCACGGCTACCCAGCCCGACATGTAGCCACCTATGCAACCATGCAACCAACAACTGCAGTTTGGCACCCCAACGCAGGCTGGCAAAAAGCACTTTTGCAGCAGAGGCTGTATGAACGGCAGCTACAGCAGCAGGAATTGCTTCGCGCCGAGCAGCCGAGACACCAGCAACAAGTTGCCCGCAACCGCTACGGCGCACGCGAACCCCGCCGACTCCCTGGTTTAAATCCTGAAGGCAGAGAGAGCCCCGTAATGCCCGAGCAATGCCAGTTAGTTGATGATGTCGACTACGTGAAGTACTTCTCGGAGGAGGCCAAGACCGGGTTGTTCACCATGTCCTCGGCTTTTAACGTCCGTTCCCTCGGTGCCGTAGCTTCACACTCTCAAGGCGCACGCAACTTGCGCTCCGGTCAGCAACAGGTGCAGTGCCTTGACAACTCCTCCAACGGCGACAAAAGCACTGCAGATTATTACATACTTGGGGAAAGTGGTGGTGGAAGTTATGTAGAAACCCAGCAGACGGTAAACGGTGGCGAGAGCCGACAACTTGAGACTCGCGGCATACAAGCCACCAGTGGGTGTTCACCGAGGAATGAGGGTGTGCATTATTTGAGTAATGAATTCAACTCAACTGGAGCATTGAATCTCTACGCCATCGACCTAGACAACAGCGGCATCTACACACCAGCAACATGCGGTAGTGTTGATAGAGCTGCCGCATCTCTCGAGAGGCGTTGCAACAGTGATATGTCACAATCCAACCGGACGTCCGTAAACACCAGCTCCACAGGGGGTTGGACGACAGCGTCAACAGCTACCATTTCGCAGTATAGAAATGTGGTTGCGGGGGAATCCGGGCACACTCACTTTTGCAACACTGATTATAACTTTGCGCCATCAGGAATGTGGCGGAGCAACTCCAGCACATTCCGCGGTGTTTGTCTTCACATTGAGCCGACCTCGCCCTCTGCTCCTCCTCACACGAACGCAAATTGGAGGGATGATAACGAAGGCTGCAAAATGAGCGTTTCTCCATTTTTAGCGGAGTCGAGGAACTCACTACTCGGTGGACAAAACTTTCAACACCTTTTATACAAGCAAGAAGACCCACAAGTTGATGAAAGGTATGATAATGCAATATCTGACCATCCAATGCCACGGGAGTACTGCTACATGGAGAGTTACTTGACGGACCCGAAGGCGCCCATTCAGGCGAAACCGGATAAAGTCCGGCCTCCCGTTTTATCGGATGAAATAACCGGGAGGGGTGAAACGCGTGCAAGCGGAAAGCTGTCGACTCGATTGTCTCCCGTCCGCGGTTTCTGCTACGGGGtataa
- a CDS encoding 3,2-trans-enoyl-CoA isomerase, mitochondrial precursor, putative — MGAQSPTASLPTQPFLDFFLPSSLFLFLFRVCLFVCLFTTRREHHRHKTHTHTKHKNKVEEEKKTSSDQVVMRRNVLSSLNRSSSVLIVNIGTSGVVPAAAVASRLQTTFHGPPGNVPPNFRAPPLRGAAPTQHQMSPQQQQFYQQQHMQQQEFHQQQQHMQQQQFHQQQHMQQQQQPQMHSSAVGTEAEDDFEPPRKPSEPPRLLRLDTSDRGITTVALSRAPVNSLSLELFEEFNSWMLWLGSDESCKAIILTSSIPTVFSAGLDMSEMHNPEPERLRRFWKSFQETWLILNSFPKPIIGAISGNSPAGGCVLALGCDSRVMVRHPADKPDRPYRIGLNETKLGITTPPWVIPAYAYVLGSRRAERMLQLGETPTADEALRMGLVDLVVDGEHQLREAAVKEVERFLSVPQQSRWMSRDMLRREFLQFIGSEEDREYDTQFFVELMMNPEVQKSLEAFTARLKGKAVRK; from the coding sequence ATGGGCGCACAGTCACCTACTGCTTCACTTCCCACCCAACCTTTCTTGGACTTTTTCCTGCCTTCTTCTCTGTTTCTATTTCTgtttcgtgtttgtttgtttgtttgtttattcacCACACGCAGGGAGCACCATAGGCACAAGACCCATACTCACACtaagcacaaaaataaagttgaagaggaaaaaaaaacaagcagtgATCAAGTAGTTATGCGTCGCAACGTCCTGTCATCCCTTAATAGATCTTCGTCCGTCCTGATTGTCAACATTGGAACTTCTGGTGTCGTTCCGGCAGCGGCTGTAGCCTCCCGTTTGCAAACAACGTTCCATGGACCACCAGGTAACGTCCCTCCAAACTTTCGCGCCCCACCACTGAGGGGGGCAGCTCCTACCCAGCACCAGATGTcaccgcagcagcagcaattctaccaacagcaacacatgcagcagcaggaattccaccagcaacagcaacacatgcagcaacagcagttccaccagcaacagcacatgcagcagcagcagcaaccgcaaATGCACTCATCGGCAGTCGGCACAGAAGCAGAAGATGACTTCGAACCTCCACGAAAGCCATCGGAGCCTCCAAGGTTATTGCGGTTAGACACGAGTGACCGGGGCATCACAACAGTGGCACTTAGTCGTGCACCCGTGAACTCACTCAGTCTAGAGCTCTTTGAAGAATTCAACAGTTGGATGTTGTGGCTTGGTAGTGACGAAAGCTGCAAGGCGATCATTTTGACATCCTCGATACCCACTGTTTTTTCGGCAGGTCTGGACATGAGTGAAATGCACAACCCGGAACCCGAGCGCCTCCGGCGCTTTTGGAAGAGCTTTCAGGAGACGTGGCTCATCCTCAACAGCTTCCCGAAACCAATCATCGGGGCGATTAGCGGCAATTCTCCGGCTGGTGGCTGCGTGCTCGCTCTCGGTTGTGATTCCCGCGTGATGGTCCGGCACCCAGCTGACAAACCCGACCGCCCGTACCGCATTGGTCTCAACGAGACGAAACTTGGCATCACCACACCACCCTGGGTTATTCCCGCCTATGCGTACGTTCTCGGTTCGCGACGTGCTGAGAGGATGCTTCAACTTGGTGAAACGCCCACCGCTGACGAGGCGCTTCGAATGGGTTTGGTTGATCTGGTTGTGGATGGGGAACACCAGTTGCGCGAGGCAGCCGTGAAGGAAGTTGAGCGCTTCCTGTCAGTTCCGCAGCAGTCGCGCTGGATGTCGCGCGATATGCTCCGCCGTGAGTTCTTGCAGTTCATTGGCTCCGAGGAAGACAGAGAATATGACACGCAGTTCTTCGTGGAGCTTATGATGAACCCGGAAGTGCAGAAGAGTCTTGAAGCTTTCACGGCACGTTTAAAGGGTAAGGCAGTaaggaagtga